TTGTCGAGCACAGTCTCGCGGATCCCGGCGATCGCGGAGAGGTCGCCGGTGCGGCGCCGGAGCTCCGCCGTCGGGATCGGGGTGTCGAAGAAGGTCGTCATGGTTACTCCATCACCCATCCGCCGTCGACGTTCAACGTCTGGCCGGTCAGGAAGCTCGAATCGGGGCCGACGAGGAACGAGATCACGGAGGCGAGCTCCTCGTTGCCGCCGCGTCGCTTGAGCGACTGGCGGTCGAGCACCCACTGCGTGTACTGCTCGGGGTTCTCGTGGATCTCCTCGGCCTTCGTCGGGAAGGCGCCGGGGGAGACCGCGTTCACGCGGATCCCGGACCCGCCGAGTTCACGCGCGAGGGCGCGGGTCAGGCCGACGGACGCACCCTTGGTGGAGACGTAGCTCGCGAGGTTCGCCCAGCCGCCGTGGAACGTGATGGAGCTCACGTTGACGATCGCACCGGCGCCGCGGGGCACCATGCGCTTCGCCGACTCCTGGGCGACCAGGAAGTAGCCGGTCTGGTTGACGCGCACCACGTCCTCGTACTCCGCGAGCGGGATCTCGAGGAACGGGGTGGGCGGGTAGATCGCCGCGTTGTTGATCACCGCGGTGAGGGGACCGAGCTCGCGCTCGACCTCGTCCACGGCCGCGGCGATGCTCGCCGGTTCGCGGAGGTCGCACACCACGGTGTGCCCGCGATGCCCGGCATCGGCGAGGAGCGTCGCGGTCTCGCGCAGCTCCTCGCTCTCGCGGCCGAGCACGGCGACGGCGAACCCGTCGGCCGCCAACCGCAGCGCGGTGGCGCGACCGAGCGCCCCGCCCGCTCCGGTGATGAGTGCCGCCCCCCGAGGGGCGTCGTGCGACGCCCCGGTGGAGGACGCCGACGGATTCGTCGTTGCCATGTGGATCAGACCCCGTTCCGCTTCAGCACGTCGTCGATGAAGCGCTTGGCGCGCGGCACATCGGACTCGTCGAGGTGCTCGATGATGAGCGGGACGTTCGGCGACTTCTCGGACAGGCGCTGCACGTAGTAGTCGTAGTCCAGCTCGCCGAGGCCCGCGGCGGGCAGCTCGATCTCACCGACGCCGCGGAAGGTGTGCGACTCGGCGGCGGAGCTGTCGCCGATGTCGGCGTGCTTCTCGCTCTTGTCGTCGCCCGAGCGCTTCACGTCCTTGGCGTGCGCGATCTTCACGCGATCGCCGAGGCTGTCGAAGACCGCGCCGAGCACGTCCTGCTGCTGGTCGATGTTGTGGGTCTCGAAGTAGTTCGTCGGGTCCATCAGCAGCTCGATGCCGGGGTGCTGGAGATCCTTGAATACGCGCTCGGTCTCCTCGAGCGAGCCGATGACGTTGTTGACGTAGGTCTCGAGCAGGAAGACCGAGCCGTGGTCGTAGGCCGTCTGCGCGAGATCGGTGAGCACCTCGAGGGCGGTCTGGTACCCCTCCTCGGTCTTGTTCTTCTCGTGGTGTACCCAGTCGCTCTCGGTGTTGAACGTGCCCGACTCGGAGATCACGTACGGGGTGCCGAACTGGCGTGCGTTGCGCAGGATCTCCTTGAGGTAGTCCACGCGACGGCGACGCTCGTCGACGTCCGGGTGCACGATGTTGGTGTACGCCGAGATGGCGCAGATCGGCAGGTCGTGATCGCGGAAGGTGTCGCGCACGCGCTTCGCCTTGGCGTCGGTGATCTGCCCCGCAGAGAGGTCGATGTCCGTGAAGTGGAGGTCGAGCTGCACGGTGTTGAATCCGAGATCGCGGATCTTGGTCGCCGTGGTCTCGAGGTCGTAGGGGAAGTACCCCGAGAAGATTCCTACCTGGATCATGTGCGTTGAGCTCCTTTGCTGCTATTTCTGGGTGGGTGGTGAATCGTGGGGTGCGGATCGGCGGGTGCGGGATCGGCGATCGCGCACCTCGGCCGTCGCGCTACTCGGCGAACTCGTCGAGCCGCACCGGGCGGTTCTCGGCGATCGAGCGGTAGCCCGCTTCGACGAGCGCCATGGTCTGCACGTTGTCAGCGACCGACAGGGCCGGCGCCGTGCCGGTGGCGAGGGCGTACTGGAG
Above is a genomic segment from Leucobacter rhizosphaerae containing:
- a CDS encoding SDR family NAD(P)-dependent oxidoreductase; the encoded protein is MATTNPSASSTGASHDAPRGAALITGAGGALGRATALRLAADGFAVAVLGRESEELRETATLLADAGHRGHTVVCDLREPASIAAAVDEVERELGPLTAVINNAAIYPPTPFLEIPLAEYEDVVRVNQTGYFLVAQESAKRMVPRGAGAIVNVSSITFHGGWANLASYVSTKGASVGLTRALARELGGSGIRVNAVSPGAFPTKAEEIHENPEQYTQWVLDRQSLKRRGGNEELASVISFLVGPDSSFLTGQTLNVDGGWVME
- a CDS encoding sugar phosphate isomerase/epimerase family protein; its protein translation is MIQVGIFSGYFPYDLETTATKIRDLGFNTVQLDLHFTDIDLSAGQITDAKAKRVRDTFRDHDLPICAISAYTNIVHPDVDERRRRVDYLKEILRNARQFGTPYVISESGTFNTESDWVHHEKNKTEEGYQTALEVLTDLAQTAYDHGSVFLLETYVNNVIGSLEETERVFKDLQHPGIELLMDPTNYFETHNIDQQQDVLGAVFDSLGDRVKIAHAKDVKRSGDDKSEKHADIGDSSAAESHTFRGVGEIELPAAGLGELDYDYYVQRLSEKSPNVPLIIEHLDESDVPRAKRFIDDVLKRNGV